In Rhodobacter sp. 24-YEA-8, the following are encoded in one genomic region:
- the lpxC gene encoding UDP-3-O-acyl-N-acetylglucosamine deacetylase codes for MQNTLNTAVSFSGVGLHTGQSARMTVRPAPADHGIWFRRTDILAGTSGQRADIPAIWSAVTPSRLCTVVENADGVSVSTVEHLTAALAGCAIHNALIEIDCGEVPILDGSAEPFVQGFLAAGIREQASEIRAIRVLKPVEVREGEAIARLEPADMLEIDFRIEFAEAAIGTQERHLRMSNGAFVRELSDSRTFCRQADVDAMRERGLALGGTLDNAVVFDGDRVVSPGGLRHEDEPVRHKMLDAVGDLSLAGGPILGRYTGIRAGHALTNRLLRALFADPTNFRIEECSSGIGGKLPGIGVHRGDLPSSRRRAA; via the coding sequence GTGCAAAACACACTGAACACGGCAGTCAGCTTCAGCGGGGTGGGTCTCCACACCGGGCAGTCTGCGCGCATGACGGTGCGCCCGGCTCCGGCCGATCATGGCATCTGGTTCCGCCGCACCGATATTCTGGCCGGAACCAGCGGGCAGCGCGCTGATATCCCGGCAATCTGGTCGGCGGTGACGCCGTCGCGGCTTTGCACCGTCGTCGAGAATGCCGATGGTGTCTCGGTCTCGACCGTTGAACACCTGACCGCGGCCCTTGCCGGCTGCGCGATCCATAACGCGCTGATCGAGATCGATTGCGGTGAAGTGCCGATCCTTGACGGCTCGGCCGAGCCCTTTGTGCAGGGCTTTCTGGCCGCCGGCATTCGTGAACAGGCCTCGGAAATCCGTGCCATCCGCGTGCTGAAACCGGTCGAGGTGCGCGAAGGCGAGGCGATTGCCCGTCTCGAGCCCGCCGATATGCTGGAAATCGACTTCCGCATCGAATTTGCCGAGGCAGCCATCGGCACCCAGGAACGCCATCTGCGCATGTCGAACGGCGCTTTCGTGCGCGAACTGTCCGACAGCCGCACCTTCTGCCGTCAGGCCGATGTCGATGCGATGCGCGAACGCGGGCTGGCGCTTGGCGGCACGCTGGACAATGCCGTTGTGTTTGACGGTGACCGTGTGGTTTCGCCCGGCGGTCTGCGTCATGAAGACGAGCCGGTGCGCCATAAGATGCTTGATGCCGTAGGCGATCTCTCGCTTGCCGGCGGGCCGATTCTCGGGCGTTACACCGGCATTCGTGCCGGTCACGCGCTGACCAATCGCCTCTTGCGCGCGCTGTTCGCCGACCCGACCAATTTCCGGATCGAGGAATGCAGCAGCGGTATCGGCGGGAAACTGCCTGGAATCGGCGTTCATCGCGGCGATCTGCCGTCCTCGCGCCGCCGCGCCGCCTGA
- the purQ gene encoding phosphoribosylformylglycinamidine synthase subunit PurQ, giving the protein MKAAVITFPGSNCDRDLAVAFEKAGFDVTRVWHKDSDLPAGTDIVGVPGGFSYGDYLRCGAIAAQSPISAAVRAHAGRGGYAIGICNGFQILTEMRLLPGVLMRNKGLQYICRTITLKVATTQSAFTANYGKGDEIRVPIAHHDGNYTVDEATLAALKAEDRIAFTYGDNPNGSMGDIAGVLSENRRVLGMMPHPERAFEPLHGSKDGAALFASLMGGLALA; this is encoded by the coding sequence ATGAAAGCCGCCGTCATCACCTTCCCCGGCTCGAATTGCGACCGTGACCTTGCCGTCGCTTTTGAAAAGGCCGGCTTCGATGTCACCCGCGTCTGGCACAAGGACAGCGATCTTCCGGCGGGCACCGATATTGTCGGCGTGCCGGGTGGCTTCTCATACGGGGATTACCTGCGCTGCGGCGCCATCGCGGCACAATCGCCGATCTCGGCTGCGGTCAGGGCCCATGCCGGGCGTGGCGGTTACGCCATCGGCATCTGCAATGGTTTCCAGATCCTGACGGAAATGCGGCTTTTGCCCGGTGTGCTGATGCGCAACAAGGGCCTGCAATATATCTGCCGCACCATCACGCTGAAGGTCGCGACCACCCAATCCGCCTTTACCGCAAATTACGGAAAAGGCGATGAAATCCGCGTGCCGATCGCGCATCACGATGGCAATTACACCGTGGATGAGGCAACGCTGGCGGCGCTGAAAGCCGAAGACCGCATTGCCTTTACCTATGGCGACAACCCGAATGGCTCGATGGGCGATATCGCCGGCGTCCTGTCGGAGAACCGCCGCGTGCTGGGTATGATGCCGCATCCCGAACGCGCTTTCGAGCCGCTGCACGGGTCGAAAGATGGCGCAGCGCTTTTCGCCTCGCTCATGGGCGGGTTGGCGCTGGCCTGA
- a CDS encoding outer membrane protein assembly factor BamD, with translation MAGKGPGSGIPALKIGAALLLTVSLSACGGGKTSKTESLEALNAEEIYRKGELELETARRAGDSLMYFQEVERLYPYSEFARRALIMQAFVNHKTKKYEEARAAAQRFLDFYPDDEDAPYAAYLMALSYYDQIEDVGRDQGLTYQALVSLRDVIERYPDSEYSTSAIMKFDLAFDHLAAKEMEIGRYYLKRRHYTAALNRFRTVVQDYQTTTHTAEALYRLIECYLALGFEAEAQTAGAILGYNYQSSPFYQDGYNLLKGKGLSPEVKGDSWLSKAYRQMVRGEWL, from the coding sequence ATGGCAGGCAAGGGACCGGGATCAGGCATTCCGGCGCTGAAGATCGGGGCAGCTTTGCTGCTCACGGTGTCGCTTTCGGCCTGCGGTGGCGGCAAAACCTCAAAGACTGAGTCGCTTGAGGCCCTCAATGCCGAGGAAATCTACCGCAAGGGCGAGCTGGAGCTGGAAACGGCCCGCCGCGCCGGTGATTCCCTGATGTATTTCCAGGAAGTCGAACGGCTATATCCCTATTCGGAATTCGCCCGCCGCGCGCTGATCATGCAGGCTTTCGTCAATCACAAGACGAAAAAATACGAAGAGGCCCGCGCCGCCGCGCAGCGCTTCCTTGATTTCTATCCCGATGACGAAGACGCGCCCTATGCGGCCTATCTGATGGCGCTCAGCTATTATGACCAGATCGAGGATGTCGGCCGCGACCAGGGGCTGACCTATCAGGCGCTGGTCTCCCTGCGCGATGTGATCGAACGCTATCCGGACAGCGAATACAGCACTTCGGCGATCATGAAATTCGATCTCGCCTTCGACCATCTTGCGGCGAAGGAAATGGAGATCGGGCGCTATTATCTCAAGCGCCGCCATTATACCGCCGCGCTGAACCGGTTCCGCACCGTTGTGCAGGATTACCAGACCACGACCCATACCGCCGAGGCGCTCTATCGTCTGATCGAATGCTATCTGGCGCTTGGCTTCGAGGCCGAGGCGCAGACCGCCGGCGCGATCCTGGGCTATAACTACCAGTCCTCGCCCTTCTACCAGGACGGTTATAATCTGTTGAAAGGCAAAGGCCTCTCGCCCGAGGTCAAGGGCGACAGCTGGCTGTCGAAAGCCTATCGTCAGATGGTCCGTGGTGAATGGCTGTAA
- the recN gene encoding DNA repair protein RecN, whose amino-acid sequence MLISLDIRDILIIDRLTLDLGAGLNVLTGETGAGKSILLDALGMVLGWKGRADLVRQGADRGEVTAIFDLPAGHPAHAILEEAGVETEGELILRRLAHADGRRQAWANDRRVSAEVLRGLSETLVELHGQHDDRGLLNPRGHRALLDLFGSVDLGALRGLWTARRGAREAIAAAEVQIERARTEEDFLRHAVAELEKLAPEPGEEAALDTKRRLMQAAGRIREDVAKALGALSEEGAEGRMRDATRWLESAADKAAGRLDEALAALSRAMIELSEAQSGVEAALQALDFDPAALESAEERLFAIRAASRKYGIPADDLARHAADLSARLAALDAGEAGLGRLAAALAKADADYQAEAVRITGLRQRAAERLDAAMAAELAPLKMERAVFRSVITSSDPGPDGQDQVTFTVATNPGAPPGPLNKIASGGELSRFLLALKVCLTGGASGLTLIFDEIDRGVGGATADAVGRRLRALSDEAQVLVVTHSPQVAALGAHHWRVEKRVENNVTLSTVVALSDTERVEEIARMISGDTISDAAREAARSLISA is encoded by the coding sequence ATGCTGATCTCGCTCGACATTCGCGACATTCTGATCATTGACCGCCTCACGCTGGATCTCGGCGCGGGGCTCAATGTGCTGACCGGCGAGACCGGGGCGGGCAAGTCGATCCTGCTTGATGCGCTTGGCATGGTGCTCGGCTGGAAGGGCCGCGCCGATCTGGTGCGGCAGGGCGCCGACCGCGGCGAGGTCACGGCTATTTTCGATCTGCCCGCCGGGCATCCGGCCCATGCGATCCTCGAAGAGGCCGGTGTAGAAACCGAGGGCGAGCTTATCCTCCGTCGCCTGGCCCATGCCGATGGTCGCCGCCAGGCCTGGGCCAATGACCGCCGCGTCTCGGCCGAGGTGTTGCGGGGCCTGTCGGAAACGCTCGTTGAACTGCACGGCCAGCATGACGACCGGGGGCTTCTGAACCCGCGCGGGCACCGGGCTTTGCTCGATCTCTTCGGCAGCGTTGATCTCGGGGCGTTGCGCGGTCTCTGGACGGCGCGCCGCGGCGCGCGCGAGGCGATCGCTGCGGCTGAGGTGCAGATTGAGCGGGCCAGGACCGAAGAGGATTTTCTGCGCCATGCCGTGGCCGAGCTGGAAAAGCTCGCGCCCGAACCGGGCGAAGAAGCGGCACTGGATACGAAACGGCGGCTTATGCAGGCTGCGGGCCGCATCCGCGAAGATGTCGCCAAGGCGCTTGGGGCCTTGTCGGAAGAGGGCGCGGAGGGCCGGATGCGGGACGCCACCCGCTGGCTGGAATCGGCGGCGGACAAGGCGGCGGGCCGTCTTGACGAGGCGCTGGCCGCATTGTCCCGCGCGATGATCGAGCTTTCCGAGGCGCAATCCGGGGTGGAGGCCGCGCTTCAGGCGCTGGATTTCGACCCGGCGGCGCTCGAATCTGCCGAAGAGCGGCTCTTCGCGATCCGCGCCGCTTCGCGCAAATATGGTATCCCGGCGGATGATCTGGCGCGCCATGCCGCCGATCTCTCCGCCCGTCTCGCGGCGCTTGATGCGGGCGAGGCCGGACTGGGCCGCCTCGCTGCTGCGCTGGCCAAAGCCGATGCAGATTATCAGGCCGAGGCTGTCCGGATCACAGGCCTGCGGCAGCGGGCGGCCGAGCGGCTCGATGCCGCGATGGCCGCCGAGCTCGCGCCCCTGAAGATGGAGCGCGCGGTGTTTCGCAGCGTGATCACCAGCTCGGACCCCGGTCCCGACGGTCAGGATCAGGTCACCTTCACCGTGGCCACCAACCCGGGCGCGCCGCCCGGCCCGCTGAACAAAATAGCGTCCGGGGGCGAGCTGTCGCGCTTTCTCCTTGCGCTGAAAGTCTGTCTGACCGGCGGCGCGAGCGGCCTTACGCTGATCTTTGACGAAATCGACCGCGGTGTCGGCGGGGCCACCGCCGATGCGGTCGGCCGGCGCCTCCGCGCGCTGTCAGATGAGGCCCAGGTGCTGGTCGTCACCCATTCGCCCCAGGTCGCGGCCCTTGGCGCGCATCACTGGCGGGTGGAAAAGCGGGTCGAAAACAATGTCACCCTCTCGACCGTGGTGGCGCTTTCCGACACCGAGCGCGTCGAGGAAATCGCCCGCATGATCTCGGGTGACACCATTTCCGACGCCGCCCGCGAGGCCGCGCGCAGCCTGATCAGCGCCTGA
- a CDS encoding ATP-binding protein produces the protein MFRSESTQPNDKPQGLPWRVKLVILALVVAAIGVVLVSNRWLTERFTETNRNRSDVRLALYSGNLVSELQRTSVVPLLLARDPDLIAALKDGNFSRTSAKLIALQAEIGVAAIRLLDIDGRVVGATNRNILGSNFRQEGYFVDAQRTNETIFTSSPRESGGYDFSYSRAIRSDGKILGVIVVSVDLLKYERAWSGLNDAVVVTNSEGTVILTTVPSWRGRPLNEAMARGEPMSALERAIQASTDWARPRTDAWMQGDPVMKTEARIPFRGWRIVTFTDYTQVRERVNGILALEIMGFAILMSIAFYFLTRRAWSRSWSLARESAELRALNVRLQREIAEREKVEANLQVAEQTLEQSSKLAVLGEMSAAVSHELNQPLAAMKTYLAGARLLLQRKRPEEALSSFQRIDDLIDRMGSITRQLKSYARKGGEAFEPVDLRACVSSALAMMEPQLKSRVVKIVRGMPRQPVMVMADRIRLEQVIINLLRNALDALREVPNPQIELLLAAGETATLTVRDNGPGIIDLDNLFEPFYTTKKPGEGVGLGLAISSGIVTDLGGRLTAHNGEAQDGAQGGAVFEMQLPILGDARQAAE, from the coding sequence ATGTTTCGCAGCGAGAGCACACAGCCGAATGACAAACCACAGGGTCTTCCCTGGCGGGTAAAGCTTGTCATTCTGGCGCTGGTTGTGGCGGCTATCGGTGTGGTGCTGGTCTCGAATCGCTGGCTGACCGAGCGGTTCACGGAAACCAACCGCAACCGCTCGGATGTGCGCCTCGCACTTTATTCCGGGAACCTTGTCTCGGAATTGCAGCGCACCTCGGTGGTCCCTTTGCTGCTGGCGCGCGACCCGGATCTGATCGCGGCGCTGAAAGACGGGAACTTCTCGCGCACCTCTGCGAAACTGATCGCGCTCCAGGCGGAAATCGGCGTGGCGGCGATCCGGCTTCTCGATATCGATGGCCGCGTGGTGGGGGCGACCAACCGCAATATCCTGGGGTCGAACTTCCGTCAGGAAGGGTATTTCGTTGATGCGCAACGCACCAATGAGACGATCTTTACCTCTTCTCCGCGCGAATCGGGCGGTTATGATTTCAGTTACAGCCGGGCGATCCGCTCGGATGGCAAGATCCTCGGTGTCATCGTCGTCTCGGTCGATCTGCTGAAATATGAACGCGCCTGGTCGGGGCTGAATGACGCGGTGGTGGTCACGAATTCCGAGGGTACGGTCATTCTGACCACTGTGCCCTCCTGGCGTGGCCGCCCGCTGAATGAGGCCATGGCGCGCGGCGAACCCATGAGCGCGCTTGAACGCGCGATCCAGGCCTCGACTGACTGGGCAAGGCCACGCACCGATGCCTGGATGCAGGGCGATCCGGTGATGAAGACCGAGGCGCGTATTCCGTTTCGCGGCTGGCGCATCGTGACCTTCACCGATTACACCCAGGTCCGCGAAAGGGTGAATGGTATCCTCGCGCTCGAGATCATGGGTTTCGCGATCCTGATGTCGATTGCCTTCTATTTCCTGACACGGCGGGCCTGGTCGCGTTCCTGGTCGCTGGCCCGCGAATCGGCGGAACTGCGGGCGCTGAATGTGCGGCTGCAACGCGAGATCGCCGAGCGCGAAAAGGTCGAGGCCAACCTGCAGGTTGCCGAGCAGACGCTGGAGCAATCGTCGAAACTGGCGGTTCTGGGCGAGATGTCGGCGGCGGTCAGCCATGAGCTGAACCAGCCGCTGGCCGCGATGAAGACCTATCTCGCGGGTGCGCGGCTGTTGTTACAGCGCAAACGGCCGGAAGAGGCGCTGTCTTCCTTCCAGCGGATCGACGATCTGATCGACCGGATGGGGTCGATCACCCGCCAGCTGAAATCCTATGCCCGCAAAGGCGGCGAGGCCTTCGAGCCGGTGGATCTGCGCGCCTGTGTCTCATCGGCGCTGGCGATGATGGAGCCGCAGCTGAAAAGCCGGGTCGTCAAGATCGTGCGCGGCATGCCGCGCCAGCCGGTCATGGTGATGGCAGACCGGATCCGGCTGGAACAGGTGATTATCAATCTGTTGCGCAATGCGCTTGATGCGCTGCGCGAGGTTCCCAATCCGCAGATCGAACTTCTGCTCGCCGCAGGCGAGACGGCGACACTGACGGTGCGCGACAACGGGCCGGGGATCATCGATCTCGATAACCTGTTCGAGCCCTTCTACACGACGAAGAAACCCGGCGAGGGCGTGGGGCTTGGCCTTGCGATCTCTTCCGGGATTGTAACCGATCTGGGCGGCCGGCTGACCGCCCATAATGGCGAAGCGCAGGATGGGGCGCAGGGAGGCGCAGTCTTCGAGATGCAGCTCCCGATCCTTGGCGACGCAAGACAAGCAGCAGAATGA
- a CDS encoding sigma-54 dependent transcriptional regulator, giving the protein MARAMKVAIVDDEADMRASISQWLALSGFDTETYPSAEDALKSIGADFSGVVVSDIKMPGMDGMAFLKKLMSLDSGLPVIMITGHGDVPMAVEAMRVGAFDFLEKPFNPDRMTELAKKATHARRMTLDSRALRRELADGTTIMQKLVGTSPAMERLREDILDLGQADSHVLIDGETGTGKTLVAHALHAVGPRASKKFVTISCAAWSEDQLSAKLFGPGEDGAIPLVEEARGGTLLLEDIEALSQGLQARLLTFINDQGLPPETRIIAIRNQQAQDLTLEQALRPDLFYRLGAMTIVLPPLRARGEDILQLFTRLSEQFSEEYGCDAPQVTAQEAAQLLQAPWPGNVRQLVNIAERAVLQNRRGSGSIASLLMADNEASGPAMTTEGKPLKEYVEAFERMLIDNTMRRHKGSIVAVMEELCLPRRTLNEKMAKYNLQRSDYT; this is encoded by the coding sequence ATGGCACGCGCGATGAAAGTGGCGATCGTGGATGACGAGGCGGATATGCGCGCCTCGATCAGCCAGTGGCTGGCGCTCTCGGGCTTTGACACCGAGACCTATCCTTCGGCGGAAGATGCGCTGAAATCCATCGGCGCGGATTTTTCCGGCGTCGTGGTGTCGGATATCAAGATGCCCGGTATGGATGGTATGGCGTTTCTCAAGAAACTGATGAGCCTCGATTCCGGCCTGCCGGTGATCATGATCACCGGGCATGGCGATGTGCCGATGGCGGTAGAGGCGATGCGGGTCGGCGCCTTCGATTTTCTGGAAAAACCGTTCAACCCGGACCGGATGACGGAACTGGCGAAAAAGGCGACCCATGCGCGGCGGATGACGCTGGACAGCCGGGCGCTGCGCCGCGAGCTGGCCGATGGCACCACCATCATGCAAAAGCTGGTCGGCACCTCGCCCGCGATGGAGCGGCTGCGCGAAGACATTCTCGATCTGGGTCAGGCGGATTCACATGTTCTGATCGATGGCGAGACCGGCACCGGCAAGACACTTGTCGCCCATGCGCTGCATGCGGTGGGGCCGCGCGCGTCGAAGAAATTCGTGACGATCTCCTGCGCTGCCTGGTCCGAGGATCAGCTTTCCGCCAAGCTCTTCGGGCCTGGTGAAGACGGCGCGATCCCGCTGGTCGAAGAGGCACGGGGCGGCACGTTGCTGCTGGAAGATATCGAGGCACTGAGCCAGGGGCTGCAGGCGCGGCTTCTGACCTTCATCAACGATCAGGGCCTGCCGCCGGAAACCCGCATCATCGCGATCCGCAACCAACAGGCGCAGGATCTGACGCTGGAACAGGCGTTGCGCCCCGATCTCTTCTACCGGCTGGGCGCGATGACCATCGTATTGCCGCCATTGCGGGCGCGCGGTGAGGATATCCTTCAGCTCTTCACCCGGCTTTCAGAGCAGTTTTCCGAAGAATATGGCTGTGATGCCCCTCAGGTCACGGCGCAGGAGGCCGCGCAGCTGTTGCAGGCCCCCTGGCCGGGCAATGTGCGCCAGCTGGTGAATATCGCAGAACGCGCGGTCTTGCAGAACCGTCGCGGCTCCGGCTCGATTGCATCTTTGCTGATGGCCGATAACGAGGCCTCGGGCCCGGCGATGACCACCGAAGGCAAGCCGCTGAAGGAATATGTCGAGGCGTTTGAACGGATGCTGATCGACAATACGATGCGCCGCCATAAGGGCTCGATCGTTGCTGTGATGGAGGAGCTT